One Defluviitoga tunisiensis genomic window carries:
- a CDS encoding DUF4855 domain-containing protein has product MYLAQDLEKIGFLRHLMLIGSSYEEIDYYPYLSSIGNNFEPKEWLFDSFVLFPNVQHFSLGADINIGTTMSGEGDFYAVPCPNPGNKEAWLTAIDSLICGANTISTTIEELSKIIGKPERKRNLVVMLPYPGVNQCKFGMINGENLNFSVLGQNLTHATEDRYIACKWFVETFMAQWKKEAIDNLNLLGFYWPFETVYRGWNVDDHWLLKEIHRYINVSYKKKLFWIPFWASYNVHLLDDYQNYYFDAAFLQPNYMFYEKIKGVEEAAEAAKKRNAGIEMEYFLNLNEPIKVSQERHKRFREYLNGGVKYGYMDAACAWFVGGKIGEMLKDPIEFEFYQDIVDFVHKRYKIKNII; this is encoded by the coding sequence ATGTATCTTGCACAAGATTTAGAAAAAATTGGATTTTTAAGACATTTAATGCTAATTGGTAGCAGTTATGAAGAGATTGATTATTATCCTTATTTGTCTTCAATAGGTAACAATTTTGAACCTAAAGAATGGCTATTTGATTCTTTTGTACTATTTCCAAATGTGCAGCATTTTTCCTTGGGTGCTGATATAAATATTGGAACCACAATGAGTGGAGAAGGGGATTTTTATGCAGTACCATGTCCAAATCCAGGTAATAAAGAAGCATGGCTGACTGCAATTGATAGTTTAATTTGTGGAGCAAATACAATATCCACAACTATTGAAGAATTATCAAAGATAATAGGAAAACCAGAAAGAAAAAGGAACCTAGTTGTTATGTTACCTTACCCTGGGGTAAATCAATGTAAATTTGGAATGATTAATGGTGAGAATCTGAATTTTTCTGTATTAGGGCAAAATTTAACACATGCAACAGAAGATAGATATATTGCATGTAAATGGTTTGTAGAAACTTTTATGGCTCAATGGAAGAAAGAAGCAATTGATAATCTAAATTTATTAGGATTTTATTGGCCATTTGAAACCGTTTATAGAGGTTGGAATGTAGATGATCATTGGTTATTAAAAGAGATTCATAGATATATAAATGTATCATATAAGAAAAAATTATTTTGGATACCTTTTTGGGCGAGTTATAATGTTCATTTACTTGATGATTATCAAAACTATTATTTTGATGCAGCTTTTTTACAACCTAATTATATGTTTTACGAAAAAATAAAAGGAGTCGAAGAAGCTGCCGAAGCCGCAAAAAAAAGAAATGCAGGTATAGAGATGGAATATTTCCTTAATTTAAATGAACCGATTAAAGTATCCCAAGAACGTCATAAAAGATTTAGAGAATATTTAAATGGTGGTGTTAAGTATGGTTATATGGATGCAGCATGTGCGTGGTTTGTTGGAGGAAAGATTGGAGAAATGTTAAAAGATCCGATTGAATTTGAATTTTATCAAGATATAGTTGATTTTGTACATAAAAGATACAAGATAAAAAATATAATCTAA